AAACTTTTCACCGTATTCAACAGCCTTTTTTGCCAATGTTTTAGCTCGAGCTAAACTATCTCCCTTTTCATATACATATGCCATATTACCCATCATAAATGAAAAATCGGGGCCTTTTGATGAATCAGGAATCTTGTCGTAGAATGCTAAACTTTTTCTAAAATATATAAAACCATCTTTGAGATTAAAGTCGTTTGTATATAAAGACGCAATGTTATAATTTATCTGCGCAGCATATCCAAATTTTCCTTCTTTCGCAACGGCGTCAGCACTTCTAGTAAAATAGAGGGCAGCAGAATCTGTTATTTTTTGATTCCCATAGATACTACCCATCATATTGTCGTAGTAGTATGTAGGTGTGTCTAAATTATTGTCTTTAATTAGTTTTTTTCCTTTTCTCGAATAACTAATGCTTTTATCATATTTATAGATGTAATAATGATACTTGGCAAAGGCATAATAAACTTGTTCTAAACCAAGAGGGGAATCTTCAAGTGCTTTTTTATTGCTAGCATAAAAGTCTTCTAAATTTTTAAGGCTTTCATTTGGATTGATTCTGGCGATAGAGTCTAATAGTTTTATTTTTTTGACAACTGTACTATCAATATTTTTTTGACCGTGAGTTTTTGTAATAACTACAAACGTAATAATTACAAATGCGTGAAAGTATTTCATAGTATAGTTAGTGGTTTACCACTAGTTCATTTTTTGGTTGATTTCCATGAGATATAAAAAGTAGCCCTAAACTAGATTTGCTAGTAAATAAAACTAAGTATAAAGTTATGAAAAGGTTTGTTTTAAGACTCGTATTCAGCATCTTTCTTTTTCCGGAAGCAAATGAACATTTATATAAGTAACTAAAACCATAGACGCCATACTTTAAGTTTAATTTGCCTCATTCAAAAATAAATGAAGTCAACAATAAATTAGTAAAGAGTTGAAAAGACACGTTAAAGACTGATGTAACTATTTTGTAATTAAGAAATTATACACATTAGATCTATTTTAAGAACTAAATGAACTGGTTCCCCAAAACCAAATCTCTAGATCACACAGCAACTTAACCACTAGCTAACTTAAATCCGTCCTCCTGTAGGAGGGCGGGTTTATATAAAATTTGTATTATGAAAAAAGGAATAGTATTGTTTACATTGCTAGTGAATCTCACCATGTTAGCCCAAGTTGGGATTAACACCACAACTCCAAATGCTATTTTAGATATTGCGGCAAGTGACGCTACAAATCCTTTAGCATCCGATGGATTGTTAATACCTAGGATTGACATATTTCCAACTACAAACCCGGGATTAGATCAAGACGGTATGTTGGTGTACTTAAGATCTACTGTTGGCGTGAATACACCCGGAATTTATATCTGGAATAATAGCGCTGGATCTTGGGAGAAACTTTCAATTGGTTCGGTAGGTGGATGGTTATTGCCTGGAAATGCAGGTACGAATGCAGCAACTAACTTTTTAGGAACAACAGACAACGTTTCTCTTGCTTTCAGAACTAATAATATTGAACGATTACAAATAGATGCAAATGGAAGTTTACAAAGCCCAAGTACAAATGTTAGATGGGGCAATCTTTCAGGATCTTCTCTCACCACTGGCTACGGAAATTTACTTTTTGGTGATAGTTCTGGAAGTAATATTACAACGGGGGCTTCAAATATTTTGTTAGGAAACAATGCCGGAACCGGTGTTAGTACTGGCAATTCTGTCATCGCAATTGGGTTGTCTGCATTAAGGCAATATCAAGGTACTATTGGCGCCATAGCTATTGGTCCGTATGCCTCAACAAATGCGACAACTGGCACTAGTTCTTTGGCATTAGGATTTCACGCGCTGAGTTCCAATACAACAGGGAACGCAAATATAGCAATCGGAAATGGTGCTTTGCGACACGGTAATACGCCTAATAACAATTTGGCTATTGGACAAAGTGCATTGTCTGTTAATAATGGCTTTAACAATGTGTCAATCGGACTAGGTTCTTTAATTTCTAACACATCGGGAAGCAATAATACTGTAGTAGGTAAAGAGGCAGGGCTTAGAAATACAGGTTCTGGAAATACAATCATGGGATACTTTGCCTCCATATTTACAACCACTGGACACGATAATACTATTATTGGTAACCAAGCGGGAAGAAATGGTGACATGGGAAACGACAACGTGCTATTAGGAGCAAATTCGGGAAGACAGCTAAATGGCGCATCTAATGTGTTTATCGGGAATGACTCTGGCTCAACCCTAACCAATGTTTCAAATCTGTTGGTTATAGATAATTCTAGTACTACCAGCCCCTTGGTGTACGGAGAGTTTGATACAAACCGATTTCGAATAAATGGAACCATTCAATCAGGAAATCCAGCAACAACAGGGTATGCTTTTCCTTCGATAGATGGTACTGCTAATCAAGTAATGCAAACCGATGGCTCTGGGACATTAAGTTGGATAAATGCCTCAAGCCTATCAGGGAACGATTGGTCACTTACTGGAAACACCGGTACAGATGCCTCCGTTAATTTTATGGGTACTATAGATGATGTTGATATTTCCTTTAGAAGAAATAATACTAATTTTGGGTCGCTAGAAACGTCAAATCTTTCTATTGGTAATGAGTCACTACGCATATCAACAGGTACTGAGAATACCGCTTTTGGTAATACAGCACTACGAAGTAATTCTACAGGAAGTAACAACACCGCATTAGGGCACTATGCTGGGCAATATATTACAACAGGGTCTCAAAATACTGCCATAGGAAACAGAGCGCTGTGGTATGGTTCTACTGGAGATAATAATATTGCGGTAGGGTCGAGAAGCTTACGGGATAACTCTTCTGGAGCAAATAATGTGGCCATGGGAGTGGTGGCTTTGTTTCATGCTACATCGGCAAATAATAATGTTGCTATAGGAAGCGGTGCTCTGCAAGAGAATATTACCGGAAGTGATAATGTGAGCTTGGGGTATTTCTCTGCTTTACGTCATACAACATCAACTAACAATGTTTATATCGGAAGTCTGGCGGCATTGGGTAGTTCTGGAACAACCTATACCAGCGCAAATAATGTGATGATTGGCCATTCTTCTGGACTTAATAGCGGTTCGGTAACTGGAAATGTGTTTTTAGGGTATCAATCAGGTGCTTCAGAGACAAACAGTAATCGTCTTTATATTGAAAACTCAAGCACAAGCAGTCCGCTAGTCTATGGCGAATTTGATACTAACGTAGTGCGTGTTAATGGAGATTTTCAAATTAACGATATAAATATCACTACACAAAAGGGGCTACTACAAAATGATGATTCTTTTGTACATGGGGTTGATGCTACTATCGATTTTGGTGGTGGAGGTAATCACATAATGTTGTCGAGTCAAGAAGGAGGTACAGAAACCGGAGGGATTCACTTAGATGGCAATAGCGTGACGGTATGGTCTCCTGCAGATAACAATAGAGCCTTTAGAGTATTAGACGAAGATTTTTGGGGAGATAGTGATGGAAATCCATTTAACAATAATGCTGAGCTCGCCTATATCGATAATTCTGGGCAATACGTTCAAGCATCAGATCGTAGAAGGAAGCAGAATATTAACGTTATAAGTGCTTCTCTCGATAAAATAAATAAGATTAACGGATATACATATGAATATAAAATAAATAGCACAGAACGTTCTAAGGGAGAAAGACCGAAAAAGACTTCTGGTGTACTAGCACAAGAACTTCAAAAGATTTTACCTGAAGCAGTTCAGGTTTCAGAAGACAACGAATACTTTGTTCACTATGCAGGGATTACTCCTCTTTTAATTGAAGGAATTAAAGAACTTAATCAAGAAAATATTCAACTTAAAAAGGAACAATCTGAACTAAAATTACGTTTAGAAAAATTAGAAAAACTGCTATTAAAAGAGTAAGAAGAGAAGCGTTTTAAAATGAGTGCATAAGATTTTCAGTACATTCGTAAAAAACAACATCATGCGAATTCTAATTTTTACGCTGTTTATTACTCAAATAGTATTTTCTCAGCAAACTTATCTGCACTGCGGAAAAATCCTAGATTCAAAAAATGGCTTGATGCTTTCAGAAAAAACAATTATTATTTCTGGAAACAAAATCAACAGTATTGAAGACGGCTACATTGCCTCTCGCAAAAAAGATGATCAAATTATTGATCTTAGAAATATGACCGTGCTTCCTGGTCTTATAGATATGCATGTTCATATTGAAAGTGAAACGAGTCCAGATAACTACTTAAAACCTTTTACGCTCAACGACGCCGATGTTGCATTTAATGCGGCAGACATTGCTAATAGAACTTTATTGGCTGGTTTTACTACGGTACGTGATTTAGGGGGGAGTGGCGTAAACGTGGCCTTGCGAAATGCCATTGCAAAAGGTAAAGTGCCTGGGCCTAGGATTTTTACAGCAGAAAAAGCAATTGCAACTACAGGCGGACATGCAGATCCAACTAACGGGAGAAAAAAAGAACTTATGGGTGACCCAGGTCCCGCCGAGGGAGTAATAAATAGCCCCGATGACGCCAGAAAGGCAGTGAGACAACGCTATAAAAATGGGGCAGACTGTATCAAAATTACTGCCACTGGAGGCGTGTTGAGTGTAAGTAAAAACGGTGAAAACCCACAATTTACTCAGGAAGAACTTAATGAAATTATAAAAACCGCAAAAGAATACGGAATGACCGTAGCGGCACATGCACACGGGATTGAAGGAATGAAAAGAGCAATAATAGCGGGTGTTTTAACCATTGAGCATGGCTCTTTAATGGATTTAGAAACAGCACAACTCATGAAGCAATATGGCACCTATTTAGTGCCCACCTTGTCTGCAGGAAGATATGTTGCTGAAAAGGCTAAAATACCAGGATATTATCCAGAAATTATTATCCCGAAGATTGAAGCTATAGACGCACAATTAAAAAAGACTTTTGCAATGGTAAGTCAGCAAGGGGTTAATATAGCTTTTGGTACAGATGCAGGAGTTTTTCCGCATGGCGAAAATGCCAAAGAATTTAGATATATGGTAGAGTCTGGATGGTCGCCTATGTTTGCTTTGCAATCTGCTACCATAACAAATGCTAAATTGTTAGGCATGGAAAACGAATTAGGGCAGTTAAAGGCAGGGTTCATTGCAGATATTGTGGCAGTAGAAGACAACCCAATAGAGAATATACAAACAATGGAAACCGTGGTTTTCGTGATGAAAGAAGGTAAGATATATAAGCAATAGTAGGTTTTAAAGCCGTACATCTGTAAAGCGCATTAACAAAGACTTAGCAAAGGTTTAACAATGGCATTTTGGGATTGGATATTCTAATTAGTTGTTTTGCAGTATAATTAAAATCAAAGCAATGCAACTAGTATCAGTCCGAAGAAAGACTAAGAAAGAAAAACGATTTTCAGAAAAAATGGGTATGATGACCGCGAAGGTGATCTACATTCAAAAAACACTCTTTAATATACCTGTAAAAACACTTCACAAATACCGCGAAACCTATTATGGTGAGGTCAAAGATTGTGATGATTGTATAATAAGTGCTTAAAACCTAAAAAATCCCGAACTTTTAAAAGCTCGGGATTTTTTTTAATTCTTTATCTAGTACAAACTATAAAGCTGCTTTTGCAGTAGCTACACTTCTGTCTATCTTTCGCATTAATCCTTGTAAAACATTTCCTGGACCAACCTCTATAAATTCGGTTGCGCCATCTTTAATCATGTTTTGAATACTCTGTGTCCATTTTACTGGAGCTGTTAATTGAAATATTAAATTCTTTTGAATTTCAGCAGGGTCATTCACCGCAAAGGTAGATACGTTTTGGTAAATTGGGCAGGCAGGAGCTGTAAACGTGGTGTTTTTAATTGCTGCCGCCAATTCTTCTCTGGCAGGTTCCATTAACGGACTGTGAAAAGCGCCACCTACGGGCAATATTAATGCACGTCTTGCGCCAGCGTCTGTTAATTTTTCGCAGGCAAGATTTACTGCTGAAATATCTCCGGAAATTACTAGCTGTCCGGGGCAGTTGTAATTTGCAGCAACTACGGTTCCTGGTGTGTCTGCACAAATAGCCTCTACCAAATGATCTTCTAAACCTAAAACAGCCGCCATGGTAGATGGTTCTAATTCGCAAGCTTTTTGCATGGCTTGAGCACGTTTTGAAACCAATGTTAAACCATCGCTAAATGCCAACGTTCTGTTAGCAACCAAAGCCGAAATTTCTCCAAGCGAATGCCCCGCAACCATATCGGGTTTAAAGTTATCTCCTAGTACACTTGCAAGAATTGTTGAATGCAAAAATATAGCAGGTTGGGTTACTTTTGTTTCTTTTAACTCGTCTGCCGTTCCTTCAAACATAATTTTGGTAATATCGAAGCCCAAAATATCATTGGCTTGTTGAAATAGTTCTTTTGCCTTTGCAGAAGTTTCGTAAAGATCTTGTCCCATTCCAGTGAATTGGGCGCCCTGTCCTGGGAATATATATGCTTTCATTATCGTTGGTTTTGCTGGTAAAAATAATATAAAAAATCCCCTTTCCGAAATTTGTAAAAGAGACTTAAGAAAAAGAAGCTACGATTGATTTTGCCTGCGAAAGATAGCCACGCCCAAACAAGTTAAGATGTACTAATAGATAATACAGTTGAAAAATTGGTATTCGTTGTTTCCATCCAGATTTTAAAGGAAAAATTTCATGATAGAAAGAATAAACGGTAGGCGGAAAACCACCAAACAAGTGCATCATTGCAATATCCATTTCACGAGAGGCATACGCAACCGCAGGATCTATTAAAACAGCATTACCGGTTGCTGAAACTAAATAATTACCATTCCACAAATCACCATGAATGAATGAGGGTGCTTCATTCGGAATTTCATCCGAAATGTTCTGAAAAAAAGAGGAAAGGTTTTCAAAATTAAAACCATTCTTAGATGCTAATGCAAACTGCGGCTTTAAGCGTTGCTCTATATAGAAGGCTGCCGAAGTTTCTTCAAAACCATTTACCTGCTTTAATGAACCAATATAATTACTGTGTGATAAACCAAAGTCGTGCTGCGTGATTTTGTGCATTTTGGCTAGATTTTCAGCAAAAACCGACCAAAAATCAGGTGTTTTTCTTCCTTTTTCGACAAATTCTAATAAAATGTAGCTTTGCGCCTTTATTTCTCCAAGGTCTAAAACTTTCGGGATATTAAAACTATTTGTAGCCTCTAGAAGTTGCAAACCTTTTGCTTCAACTTGGAACATTTTTGGAAATTTTGCAGCTTCGTTCAGTTTTACCACAAAATTACCTTCAGAACATTTCAGAAGATAGACAGCATTTATATCACCACCCGCCAGCGATTGAAATTCAATCAGTTTTAATGAATTTCGCTCGGCTATTTCGTTCAAAATAGAATGCATGGTGTTCAACTATTCGTTTTACGGTCGCTTATTTTCTTACCCAGGTCTCATAGGTAAAGGCATAGTCGTGGCGGGTATCTTTGTCGTGAAACTCTTCTGAAACGAGCTCCCATGTGTCTTTGTCTAACTCTGGAAAATAAGTGTCGGCATCAAAAGTGCCATGTACACGTGTAAGTTCAATTTTATCGGCTACCTCCATAGCCATTTTATAAATTTCACCGCCTCCTATTACAAAGGGTTGTGTGTCACTAGAAGCTTTCAATAATGCAGCATCTAACGAATGTACTACCACAGCGCCATCTTTTCTGTAGTTTGTATTTCTAGTAATTACAACGTGGGTACGATTTGGAAGTGGTTTTGGGAAAGATTCAAAAGTCTTACGGCCCATAATTATATAATGACCCGTTGTAAGTTGTTTAAAGCGTTTAAAGTCGTCTGGCAAATGCCACACTAAGTCATTTTCTTTGCCAAGCTCATTATTTTCGCCTGCGGCGGCAATCATTGTAATCATGTTTGTTCTGGGGGTAATTCGTTTGGATTGTTTTTTTTTAGTTCAAGGGTGTGATCTGTAGAAGCAGGAGTCTCGGTTTCTCTGGTCGCCTTTATTTCTTCTACGGTAGCTTCTTGTAGCGCCTGCTTTTTTAACGCATCGATACGTTTTTGTTGTAAATTTTTCAATTTTTCAAGCTGTTGATCCTCCCATTCTTTGCCCATAAATTTATTGGTCACAAAAACATTAAAAACATGGATTAGTAGTAAAAATGACCAAAGTAAAACAGCCCAAACAGACCATTGTGGAATTAAAAAGTCTTCACCTTTCTTTAGTACTAGGTTTACTACTAAAAGTAAAACAGAGCCCACAAGAAAAATTATAAAATGACGCATCAACCCCTTTTTCTGTTTGATTCGTTTTCGTGCATATTCGTATTGCTCACGTTGGTCTGCGTCTATTCTTTCCTTTTTGTTGGTTTTTGAAAACATAGTTGGTTACCTTTAGTCTCACGTAAAAATACCCATTTTTAACCGTTTCAACAGTCCAGTTATGGAAGATTTAAGAAAACTGTTTCCAGCAACACAAACACATACCTATTTAAATACCGCATCTGCTGGTTTACTTTCAACAGCGCTCGTGCAATGGCGTAGTAATCATGATAAGAAATTACTGGAGCAAGGAAGTATTTTTAGGGATACGCATAGGGCGATTTTGGCAGAAGTGCGCAATAGGGTATGCGGTTTTTTTGAAGTTTCACAACAAGAAATAGCCTTAGTTCCTAATTTTTCGTTTGCCTTAAATACACTTTTGGAAGGCGTTTCAAAAGACAAAAAAGTATTGCTTCTAGATCGTGATTACCCGAGTATAAATTGGGCTTTTGAGCAGAGAGGTTTCGATGTTTGTTATGCTACTATCGATGAAAATCTAGAGCAGAATATAGAACAAGCTGTTGCGCGTCATCGACCAGATATTTTTGCTTTTAGTATTGTTCAGTATTTAACCGGAATAAAAATAGACTTTAATTTTCTTCGCCAACTTAAGGCATACCACCCAGAGCTTATGCTTATTGCAGATGGTACACAGTATTTGGGTACAGAGCATTTCAGTTTTACTGAAAGTCCGATCGACGTGCTTGGTGCAAGCGCGTACAAATGGTTATTGTCTGGCTACGGAAATGGTCTATTTATGGTAAAGAGCGAACAACAAGAACAATTGAATCCTAATACAATTGGTTTTAATTCGGCTGATGCTAACTTCGGAAATCGTCACAATTTGCCATTTATGAAGCATTTTGAACCTGGGCACCAAGATACTTTGAACTATGGGAGTTTAGGGGAAAGTCTTCGGTTTTTAGAAACCATAGGTATAGCTGCTATTGAAGATTCACTTCAACAATTAACCTCCAAAGCCAAAGAAGCCTTTGCCGAACGAGGCATATTAGAGGAAATTTCAGCAAAAAGAAAAACACATAGTACCATTTTCAGTATAAAAGGTGATGAAACGTTATTTCAGAAATTAAGAGAACAAAAGATTATAGCCTCACAGCGTGGTGATGGAATACGTGTTGGATTTCATATTTATAACACCCAAGACGATCTGCAACAACTTCTTTCAGTGCTTTAAGAAAATTTAAATTTGAGACTAGTATTTTCTGCTTTTTAAATTTATGAGTACATTGGAGGCCACATAATTAACCCCAAATATTATGAAAATAAAATACCTACTGCTGCTTACTTCAATAGCGCTGTGCCTTCCTTGGCAGAATAATGCGCAAGAATATCTAGAATTAATCCATAATCCTACATCACAAACAACCCTTCAAGAGGTGCAAGAATTAGCAGAATCTTATTTTGCTAATCGCGACAAAGGAAGAGGGAGTGGTTATAAGCAATACAAACGCTGGGAGCATAGAATGCAGCGTTTAGTAAATGCAGATGGCGTTATTGGTAAAAATTTTAATCGGTTAACTTGGGATGCGGGAATAAGTGCAAATGCCATAGATCCAACAAATTCTGGTACTAGAATGGCAGGCTGGACCGATCTTGGTCCAACCTCGTATACTAACGGTTCTCAAGGTTATAATGGCGGTATGGGCCGCGTTGGAGTGGTTGGATTTCATCCCACCGATGCAAACACAATTTTTGTAGGAACACCGTCTGGTGGCCTCTGGAAAAGTACCAATGGGGGTACATCTTGGAACCCAATGTCTGATGCCTTAGCGAGTATAGGGGTTTCTGGCATAGCAATAGATCATACCACGCCAGATACTATATATATTCTTACTGGCGATGGTGATGGAGGGGATACCCGTTCTATTGGTGTTATGAAATCTACAGATGGAGGTCTCTCTTGGGCACCTACCGGTTTAAGTTGGGGTGTTGCTGTAAACAACAGAGGTTATAAATTGCTTATGCACCCAACAAATAGTAATATCATGTTTGCCGTAACCACCATTGGAATTCTAAAAACAACCGACGGATGGGCAACATGGACTAATGTGCAAGGTGGAACTTTTAGAGACATAGAATTTAAACCTAACGACCCTAGTACGGTGTACGCAGTAAGCCCAGATACTTTTTATAAATCAACAAATACAGGAGATTCTTGGGGAGTTATTAACGCCGGATTACCATCTGGAGAGAGTAGAATTGCACTTGCAGTAAGTCCTGCAAATCCAGATTACGTGTACTATCTTGCCGGTCCGAGTTTAGGGGCTGGTGTCTTTAATGGTATCTATCGTTCTACAAATAGTGGTACGAGTTTTAGCACTATGACGACTACACCTAATATTTTAGGCTATGACACTAACGGCGGTGACGACTCGCACCAATCGTGGTATGATTTGGCCCTTGCGGTGAACCCGTCTAACGCCAACAATATACTTACAGGTGGGATAAATGTATGGAGGTCTACAGATGGTGGTACAACGAATACAGCCGTTTCCAAATGGAACCAACCTGAAGGTAGTTTTGAATATGTACATGCAGACATTCATGAATTAACCTACAATCCGCTTGATGGCAAATTATACGTTGGAAGTGATGGTGGGGTCTCCGTAAGCTCAGACAACGGACAAACATTTACCAATATATGGGATGGTCTGCAAATAATGCAGTTTTATAGAATTGCAGGAGTAGAAGCAAACCCCAATTTAATTATTGGAGGGACACAAGATAATGGAACCAATGTATATTCTGGGGCACCTAATATTACTCATATTTACGGAGCAGACGGAATGGATTGTGTAATAGATTATAATAATAATAATACCATGTATTTTGCATATCAGTTTGGTGGTTTTAGAAAATCAACGAACGGTGGAAATACTAGTTTCGATATACAGCCTGCTGGTTCTACAGGAACTTGGGTAACCCCATATGGCATGGATGCCACCAATCCTAATATTATTTATGGGGGTTATACAGACGTGTATAGGAGCACGAATGGCGGAAGCAGTTGGACAAATCTAGGGTCTGATGGAAGTGGAGGATTGGCTATTGGAGTAGACGATCCAACTCGTTTGTATGCCTCGTCTGGTATTGATTTGCAAATGTCTTCAAATACTGGAGGTTCTTGGACTACAATTACGGGACCATGGCCAACACTACTTATTACTTCAATTGCTATAGACCCTGCAGATGCTACACGAATTTGGGTTACTTTGGGAGGCTATACAGCTGGACAAAAAGTATATGAATCTACGAATGCTGGAAGTACATGGACCAATGTGTCAGGAACCTTACCTAACATACCCGCCCTAAGTATAGCATATGAAGATACAGGTGGATCGCCTATGGACGCTATCTACGTTGGTATGGATGTAGGTGTCTATTACAAGTCAGATGTTACTCCTTGGCAATTACACGAAACGGGTTTGCCAAATACACCTATTTACGACTTAGAAATTAATGAAACCAATAACCTTATTAGAGCAGGAACTTTTGGTCGTGGCCTTTGGGAAGCGTCGCTATTTAATTCGTCATGTGACTTAACCGTTACCAATGTATCTACAACAGACACATCATGCCCAACATCGGCAGATGGAACCGTAACAGTTACGACAACATGTTCTACTTGTACGGGAATAGAATATACTCTAACACCAACAGCACCTCCTGGACCCCCTATAACACAATCTAATAACGGTGTATTTACTGGCTTACTAGCAAATTCGTACGATATTTCGGTGGTAGATTCTGGAGATTCTTCATGCAGTGCAGGATGGCCTAGCAATCCAGTTGTTGTTAATCCAGGGTCTGAATCTGTGCCGCCTATGATTTCTTGTATGGGAGACATAACACAAAATTCTGACACAGGCCTTTGTACTGCTGTGGTAACATATACAGCCCCTGTGGGCACCGATAATTGCCCAGGAGCGACAACATCTCAAACAGCGGGTTTGCCAAGTGGTAGTGCTTTTCCTGTTGGGACTACAACCAATACTTTTGAAGTGACCGATTCCTCTGGAAATTCCAATTCTTGTAGTTTTGATGTAATTATTGTAGATAACGAGTTGCCTACACCATTTTGTCAAGATATAACTGTGCAATTAAACGCAGCAGGAATGGTAACGATAACGGCTTCAGATATAGATGGAGGTAGTAGCGATAACTGTGGTATTGCATCCATGGCAGTTAGTGTAGACACCTTCGATTGTTCTAATGTAGGAGCTAATAATGTTGTACTTACGGTTACAGATTCTAGCGGAAACTCTAATACCTGTACAGCAGTAGTGACCGTTGAAGATACAGTAGGACCTACAGTAAGTTGCCTAAACATTAGCGTTTCGTTAGATGCCGCCAATAGCGTAATGATTGTTCCAGCCGACGTGGATGGGGGTAGTTCTGATGCCTGTGGCATAGCAAGTATGTCTTTAGATATAGACACCTTTGATTGTTCAAACCTAGGAGATAATAATGTAACCTTACTTGTTACCGATGTAAATGGAAATACAAATTCTTGTATCGCGGTTGTGACAGTGGTAGATGTAGAAAATCCCCTAGCAATATGTCAAGATATAACTGTACAACTAGATGCTA
This Rasiella rasia DNA region includes the following protein-coding sequences:
- a CDS encoding tail fiber domain-containing protein — translated: MKKGIVLFTLLVNLTMLAQVGINTTTPNAILDIAASDATNPLASDGLLIPRIDIFPTTNPGLDQDGMLVYLRSTVGVNTPGIYIWNNSAGSWEKLSIGSVGGWLLPGNAGTNAATNFLGTTDNVSLAFRTNNIERLQIDANGSLQSPSTNVRWGNLSGSSLTTGYGNLLFGDSSGSNITTGASNILLGNNAGTGVSTGNSVIAIGLSALRQYQGTIGAIAIGPYASTNATTGTSSLALGFHALSSNTTGNANIAIGNGALRHGNTPNNNLAIGQSALSVNNGFNNVSIGLGSLISNTSGSNNTVVGKEAGLRNTGSGNTIMGYFASIFTTTGHDNTIIGNQAGRNGDMGNDNVLLGANSGRQLNGASNVFIGNDSGSTLTNVSNLLVIDNSSTTSPLVYGEFDTNRFRINGTIQSGNPATTGYAFPSIDGTANQVMQTDGSGTLSWINASSLSGNDWSLTGNTGTDASVNFMGTIDDVDISFRRNNTNFGSLETSNLSIGNESLRISTGTENTAFGNTALRSNSTGSNNTALGHYAGQYITTGSQNTAIGNRALWYGSTGDNNIAVGSRSLRDNSSGANNVAMGVVALFHATSANNNVAIGSGALQENITGSDNVSLGYFSALRHTTSTNNVYIGSLAALGSSGTTYTSANNVMIGHSSGLNSGSVTGNVFLGYQSGASETNSNRLYIENSSTSSPLVYGEFDTNVVRVNGDFQINDINITTQKGLLQNDDSFVHGVDATIDFGGGGNHIMLSSQEGGTETGGIHLDGNSVTVWSPADNNRAFRVLDEDFWGDSDGNPFNNNAELAYIDNSGQYVQASDRRRKQNINVISASLDKINKINGYTYEYKINSTERSKGERPKKTSGVLAQELQKILPEAVQVSEDNEYFVHYAGITPLLIEGIKELNQENIQLKKEQSELKLRLEKLEKLLLKE
- a CDS encoding metal-dependent hydrolase family protein, with protein sequence MRILIFTLFITQIVFSQQTYLHCGKILDSKNGLMLSEKTIIISGNKINSIEDGYIASRKKDDQIIDLRNMTVLPGLIDMHVHIESETSPDNYLKPFTLNDADVAFNAADIANRTLLAGFTTVRDLGGSGVNVALRNAIAKGKVPGPRIFTAEKAIATTGGHADPTNGRKKELMGDPGPAEGVINSPDDARKAVRQRYKNGADCIKITATGGVLSVSKNGENPQFTQEELNEIIKTAKEYGMTVAAHAHGIEGMKRAIIAGVLTIEHGSLMDLETAQLMKQYGTYLVPTLSAGRYVAEKAKIPGYYPEIIIPKIEAIDAQLKKTFAMVSQQGVNIAFGTDAGVFPHGENAKEFRYMVESGWSPMFALQSATITNAKLLGMENELGQLKAGFIADIVAVEDNPIENIQTMETVVFVMKEGKIYKQ
- the fabD gene encoding ACP S-malonyltransferase, with amino-acid sequence MKAYIFPGQGAQFTGMGQDLYETSAKAKELFQQANDILGFDITKIMFEGTADELKETKVTQPAIFLHSTILASVLGDNFKPDMVAGHSLGEISALVANRTLAFSDGLTLVSKRAQAMQKACELEPSTMAAVLGLEDHLVEAICADTPGTVVAANYNCPGQLVISGDISAVNLACEKLTDAGARRALILPVGGAFHSPLMEPAREELAAAIKNTTFTAPACPIYQNVSTFAVNDPAEIQKNLIFQLTAPVKWTQSIQNMIKDGATEFIEVGPGNVLQGLMRKIDRSVATAKAAL
- a CDS encoding fructosamine kinase family protein; translation: MHSILNEIAERNSLKLIEFQSLAGGDINAVYLLKCSEGNFVVKLNEAAKFPKMFQVEAKGLQLLEATNSFNIPKVLDLGEIKAQSYILLEFVEKGRKTPDFWSVFAENLAKMHKITQHDFGLSHSNYIGSLKQVNGFEETSAAFYIEQRLKPQFALASKNGFNFENLSSFFQNISDEIPNEAPSFIHGDLWNGNYLVSATGNAVLIDPAVAYASREMDIAMMHLFGGFPPTVYSFYHEIFPLKSGWKQRIPIFQLYYLLVHLNLFGRGYLSQAKSIVASFS
- a CDS encoding dihydrofolate reductase; translation: MITMIAAAGENNELGKENDLVWHLPDDFKRFKQLTTGHYIIMGRKTFESFPKPLPNRTHVVITRNTNYRKDGAVVVHSLDAALLKASSDTQPFVIGGGEIYKMAMEVADKIELTRVHGTFDADTYFPELDKDTWELVSEEFHDKDTRHDYAFTYETWVRK
- a CDS encoding 2TM domain-containing protein; amino-acid sequence: MFSKTNKKERIDADQREQYEYARKRIKQKKGLMRHFIIFLVGSVLLLVVNLVLKKGEDFLIPQWSVWAVLLWSFLLLIHVFNVFVTNKFMGKEWEDQQLEKLKNLQQKRIDALKKQALQEATVEEIKATRETETPASTDHTLELKKNNPNELPPEQT
- a CDS encoding aminotransferase class V-fold PLP-dependent enzyme, with the translated sequence MEDLRKLFPATQTHTYLNTASAGLLSTALVQWRSNHDKKLLEQGSIFRDTHRAILAEVRNRVCGFFEVSQQEIALVPNFSFALNTLLEGVSKDKKVLLLDRDYPSINWAFEQRGFDVCYATIDENLEQNIEQAVARHRPDIFAFSIVQYLTGIKIDFNFLRQLKAYHPELMLIADGTQYLGTEHFSFTESPIDVLGASAYKWLLSGYGNGLFMVKSEQQEQLNPNTIGFNSADANFGNRHNLPFMKHFEPGHQDTLNYGSLGESLRFLETIGIAAIEDSLQQLTSKAKEAFAERGILEEISAKRKTHSTIFSIKGDETLFQKLREQKIIASQRGDGIRVGFHIYNTQDDLQQLLSVL